DNA from Massilia sp. KIM:
CATGAAGGGCTCGGCGCGCAAGGTGCGCAAGCTCTACCAGGGCAAGGTCCTGTGCGGCTTCGCCGGCGGCACCGCCGACGCCTTCACTCTGCTGGACCGCTTTGAAGCGAAGCTGGAAAAGCACCAGGGCAACCTGCTGCGCGCCTCGGTCGAACTGGCCAAGGACTGGCGCACCGACCGCGTGCTGCGCCGCCTGGAAGCCATGCTGCTGGTGGCCGACAAGGAATCGACCCTGATCATCACCGGCAATGGCGACGTGCTCGAGCCGGAAGACGGCATCGGCGCGATCGGCTCGGGCGGCGTCTACGCCCAATCGGCCGCCAAGGCCTTGTACGAGAACACCGACCTGCCCCCGGCGGAAGTGGTCAAGAAGGCCCTGACCATCGCCGGCGAGCTGTGCATCTACACCAACCTGTCCCACATTATCGAAACCCTGGATTGAAGATGGCCGCCATCATGAACATGACCCCACCCGAAATCGTCTCCGAACTGGACAAGCATGTGGTCGGCCAGGGCAAGGCCAAGCGCGCGGTCGCGATCGCGCTGCGCAACCGCTGGCGCCGCCAGCAGGTGCCGGAGCCGCTGCGCCACGAGATCACCCCCAAGAACATCCTGATGATCGGCCCGACCGGGGTCGGCAAGACCGAGATCGCGCGCCGCCTGGCCAAGCTGGCCGACGCGCCCTTCATCAAGATCGAGGCGACCAAGTTCACCGAGGTCGGCTACGTCGGCCGCGACGTCGACACCATCATCCGCGACCTGATCGACATCGGCGTCAAGCAGACCCGCGCCAGCGAGCAGAAGAAGGTGCGCCAGCGCGCCGAGGACGCGGCCGAGGACCGCATCATCGACATCCTGGTGCCGCCGGCGCGCGACTTCGGCTTCAACGTGAACAACGGCGAGAGCAAGGAAGGCGACGCCACCCGCCAGACCTTCCGCAAGCGCCTGCGCGAAGGCTCGCTCGACGATCGCGAGATCGAGATCGAAGTCGCCGACGCCATGCCGCAGATGGAAATCATGGCCCCGCCGGGCATGGAAGAAATGACCGAGCAGATCAAGTCCATGTTCGCCGGCGTCGGCAATGCGCGCAAGAAGCCGCGCAAGATGAAGATCAAGGACGCGATGAAGCTGCTGGTCGAGGAGGAAGCGGCCAAGCTGGTCAACGAGGACGAGCTCAAGCAGAAGGCGATCGCCAACGTCGAGCAGAACGGCATCGTCTTCCTGGACGAGATCGACAAGATCGCCACCCGTTCCGAGCACGGCGGCGCCGACGTGTCGCGCGCCGGCGTGCAGCGCGACCTGCTGCCGCTGGTCGAGGGCACGACGGTGAACACCAAGTACGGGATGATCCGTACCGACCACATCCTGTTCATCGCTTCGGGCGCCTTCCACCTGTCCAAGCCTTCGGACCTGATTCCCGAGCTGCAGGGGCGCTTCCCGATCCGGGTCGAGCTGGAATCGCTGTCGATCGAGGACTTCAAGAGCATCCTGACCTCGACCGACGCCAGCCTGACCAAGCAGTACGAGGCGCTGCTGGCGACCGAAGGGGTGAAGGTCGAATTCACCGACGAGGGCATCCACCGCCTGGCCGAGATCGCCTTTTCGGTCAACGAGCGCACCGAGAACATCGGCGCGCGCCGCCTGTACACGGTGATGGAGAAGCTGCTGGAAGAGATCTCGTTCGCGGCCGGCGCCCAGCTTGACCAGCTGGTGCGCATCGATGCCGCCTACGTCAACGACCGGCTCGACAAGCTGGCGGTGAACGAGGACCTGTCGCGTTACGTGCTGTAAGGACCTGTCGCGCTACGTGCTGTATGGACCTATCGCGCTACGTGCTGTAAGGACCTGTTGCGCTACGTGCTGTAAGGGCCTGTTGCGTTACATGCTGTAAGGACCTGTCGCGCTACGAGCTGTAAGGACCTGTCGCGCTACACACTGTTAGGACCAGTCGCGCTACGAACTGTAATTAGGAAAGGAGACCCGCATGGCGAACAAGGCATTGGCGACAAGGCAGAAGATGCGCTTGCGGGTCGAACCCTCGCAGAATTTCGGTAAGCCCCGCAATCCGATCGCGGCCCTGGCCAAGGCTAGGAGCGCCGGGCCGCACGCCAAGCCCCTGTCGAGTGAAAGGCAGGCGGCCAAGCGGGAGCTAAAGAAGGCCAAGCTGGTGGCGGATGAGGACGAGTAATCACGAGTAATCAATTCTGTCCCGGTGATTCACTCTACGAGTTACCCCCATCGCAAAGCCTATTAGTCAACCGTAAAACCGTCGTTCCGGCGAAGGCCGGAACCCAAGTTTGCTGGCGGACCGTTAGCACGAAACGTTAGCGGCTTTCGACGAACTTGGATCCCGGCCTGCGCCGGGATGACGGTCTGGAGGCTAACGGCGCTGGGAACACCTCCACAGATCATTTCCCCTTGCGGGCGCTTCGGCGCCCGCCTTTTTTTGCGCGCCGGCTTTTGCGCGTCTGGCTTTTCGCGTCGGGCTTTGCGCGCCCTGCTTTTTGCATAGCCCACCTATTCTCGCAGCCCGCCTTCTTTGCGCACCGAGCCGCCCACCCCATGCATATCAATCCGCGCTTGTCCCCCACGCCCAAGGCCGGTAGAGTTTCTCCGTCACCCACTCCCGGATCCGCCATGAGCTCACCCGACCTCCTCCTCGACGTCCTGCGCGCCCAACTGCGCGCCGCCGGCATCACCTACAAGATGCTGGCCGAGCGGATCGAGGTCAGCGAATCGAGCGTCAAGCGCATGTTCGGACAGAAGGACATGGCCTTGTCGCGCCTGGCCCAAATCTGTCAGGTCAGCGGCATCGCCATGGAAGACGTGCTGCGCGGCGCGCTCGAGAACCGGCCCCAGCTCGAAGCCCTTACCCTGCCCCAGGAAACCTCGCTGGTGGCGAACCCGCGCCTGCTGCTGGTGGCGATCTGCTGCCTCGGCCACTGGAGCATCGAGCAGATCCTCGAAACCTACCGCCTCACCGAACCGGAATGCATCAAGCTGCTGGCCGAACTCGACCGCCTGGGCCTGATCGAACTGAAACCCCTCAACCGCTACACCCTGCGCGTGTCCAACGCCTTCCGCTGGCTGCCGGACGGCCCGGTGCAGCGCTTCTTCCGCGAACACGTGGTCGCGGATTATTTTTCGGGGGGGTTCAATGGGCCGGGCGAGACCCTGATGTGCCTGCCGGCGCGGCTGTCCAGCGCCAGCGCCCAGGAAGTGAATGGGCGCATCGGCCAGCTGGCCGCCGAGCTGGCGCGCCTGCACCGCAACGACCGCCGTTTGCCGCCCGAGGAGCGCGAAGGCTTCACTCTGCTGGTGGGCTTGCGCTCCTGGGAGTTGGCGGCCTTCACCGCCCTCAGGCGCTGAACGCCGCCCCGGACCGGCTTACTGCGCCACCGGATTCGCGCCGACCGGGCTGTTGACCGAGCGGGTCGGCGGCGGCATCTGCAGCTGGTTCGGGGGCGGCGGCATGTTCGGGTTGCCGCCCATATTGTTCGCGTTGGTCGGATTGGCCGGATTATTCGGGTTATCCGGGTTGTTCGGATTGTTCTGATTGTTGGGGTCGAACTGCTGGTCGTCCTGGGGATCGTTGGCCGGCTGGGCGTTCTCCGGCGTGGTGGGCGTCCCGCGCGGGCCACCGCCCGCCGGCGGCATGCTCTGCATGGTCGGCGGCGCGCTCACCACGCCCGGCGAGGTCTGGGGCTCGACGCCCGGAGGCGGCGCCATGCCCACCGGGCCCGCCACAGGCGGCGCGGGCGGCGCGCCGGGGGCGCCGCCGTTGCTGCGGGTGTCGAGCGCGAGCTCGACCCGCTTCATCACCCCCCCATCGGACAGCATCACGTATTTCGGGTGCACTTCCTGCACCACCACGCCCGGCGCGATCTCGCGCCCCACCCGCACCGCCACCGGTGGCGCGCCGTCGGCCACGATGATCACCGCGCTGTTGGGGCCGGCGGCGACGACGCCGGTCAGCTGGAAGTTGGAAATCGCCGCCACCGAGGGCTGGCCGCCGAACAGGGTGGCGGCCGCGTCCGGGCTGGGCTCGGCCTGGCTGGCGATCGGGGCCGCCGCCAGCGGACGCTGCTCCGGCTTGTACAGCTGCAAGATCCAGTAGGCGATCGAGGCCGCCAGCAGGATCAGGGCGAACAGGGTGAGGAGGAGAGGCAAACGCTTGTTCATGGTCTTGTGGTCTTCAGCGTACCAGCTGGTTGATTTCAATGATCGGCATCAGCACCGCCAGCACGATCAGCAGCACGACCAGGCCCATGGCCAGGATCAGCACGGGTTCGAGCAGGCCGGCGATGGTCAGGGTGCGGCGCTCCAGGTCGGCCTGCTGGGAGTTGGCGGCGCGCTCCAGCATGGCCGGCAGCTCGCCGGTGACTTCGCCGGCGCGGATCATGTGCACCAGCATCGGCGGGAAGTGCTTCTGCACCGAGAGCGCGCGCGCCAGGCTCACGCCCTCGCGCACGCTGGCGGTGGCCTGCTCGACCAGCTCGCGCATGGCGACGTTGGACAGGGTGTCGCGGCTGGTGTCGAGGGCGCGCAGGATGGGCACGCCGGAGCCAGTGGTGATCGCCAGGGTGCTGGCGAAGCGCGCGGTGTTCAGGCTGCGCTCGAACTTGCCGTAGATGGGCGCGTTCAGCAGCCAGGTATGCCAGCGCCGCTTGAGCTCCGGGTTGCGCAGCGCGCGCCGCCACAGCCAGAAGGCGCCGACCAGCAGGATGGCGACGTAGATGCCGTAGGCGCGCACGAAGTCCGAGATCGCCAGCATCATCACCGTCAGGAAAGGCAGCTTCTGCTTGGTATTGGCGAACACAGAGACGATCTGCGGCACCACGTAGGTGAGCAGGAAGATCACGATCGCGAACGCGACCACGGTGACGATGGCCGGATAGGTGAAGGCCAGGCGCACCTTCTGCACCAGGGCGTTGCGGCGCTCGATGTAGTCCGCCAGGCGCGACAGCACGCGCGCGAGCTGGCCGATCTGCTCGCCAGAGGCAACCAGGCCGCGGTAGATCTCGGCGAAGTCGCGCGGGTGGCGCGACAGCGCCGCCGAGAACGAGGCGCCGCCCATGACCTCGGCGCGGATCGAGGCGATCAGGTCGCGCATATAGGGCCGCTCGGCCTGCTCCAGCAGGGCGGTGAAGGCCTGCTCCAGCGGCAGCCCGGCTTCCAGCAGGCTGGCCAGCTGGCGCGTGAACAGGGCCAGCTCAACCTGGGACAGGCGCTCGCCGAAGCCGCGCGAACGGGCCGCGCCGGATTCGTCGACCTGGGCCGCGATCGCCTCCACGGTGAGCGGCGTCAGGCCCTGGGTGCGCAGGTCGGCGCGCGCGGCGCGCGGGCTGTCGGCGTTGACCACGCCCTTGCGGGTCGAGCCGCCGGCGTCGACCGCCTCGTAACGGAAGGCCGGCATCGCTTAGTCCTTCACCACGCGCAGCAGCTCGGCGCGGGTGGTGGTGCCGTCGGCGACCCAGCGCTCGCCATCGTCGCGCATGGTCTTCATGCCGCCCTTGAGCGCGGTGTCGCGGATCTCGGCTTCCGACACCTGGTTGTGGATCTGGGCGCGGATTTCCTCGGTGGTCTCGAGCAGCTCGTAGACGCCGACCCGGCCGTGGTAGCCGGTGTGGCCGCAGCGCTCGCAGCCGACCGCCTGCCAGCCGTGATTCAGGTCCTGGGTCTTGCAGTGCGGGCAGAGCTTGCGCACCAGGCGCTGGGCCATCACGCCCAGCAGGGAGGACGACAGCAGGAAGGGTTCGATCCCCATGTCCAGCAGGCGGGTCACGGCCGAGGCGGCGTCGTTGGTGTGCAGGGTCGCCAGCACCAGGTGGCCGGTGAGTGAGGCCTGCACCGCGATCTGGGCGGTTTCGAGGTCGCGGATCTCGCCGATCATGATCACGTCCGGGTCCTGGCGCAGGATGGCGCGCAGGGCCTTGGCGAAGGTCATGTCGATGCGGGCGTTGACCTGGGTCTGGCCGATGCCGTTCAGGTCGTACTCGATCGGGTCTTCCACCGTCATGATGTTGGTGGTCGAGGCGTTCAGGCGCGACAGCGCCGCGTACAGGGTGGTGGTCTTGCCCGAGCCGGTCGGGCCGGTGACCAGCACGATGCCGTGCGGCTGGTTGATCAGGCGGTCGAACTGGGGCAGCATGTCCGGCGCCATGCCCAGGTGGCTGAGGTCGAGCCGGCCGGCTTCCTTGTCCAGCAGACGCAGCACGGCGCGCTCGCCGTGGCCGGTGGGCAGGGTCGAGACGCGCACGTCGACCGGCTTGCCGCCCACCCGCAGGGTGATGCGGCCGTCCTGGGGCAGGCGCTTCTCGGCGATGTCGAGCTGGGACATGATCTTGATGCGCGAGATCAGGGAAGCGTGGATGGCCTTCTTGGGGCGCACGATGTCACGCAGCGCGCCGTCGATGCGAAAGCGCACCACCGAGGTCTGCTCGAAGGGCTCGATGTGGATGTCGGACGCGCCCTCGCGCAGCGACTGGGTCAGCAGCGCGTTGATCATGCGGATCACCGGAGCGTCGTCGGAGGATTCGAGCAGATCTTCGATGGCCGGCACGTCCTGCAGCAGCTTGGTCAGGTCGAGGTCGGCGTCGAACTCGTCGGCGACCTGGGAAGCGTCGCCGCCGGCGCCCGCATAGGCGCTGGCGATCGCGTCGTCCAGCTCGCCGCGCTCGAGGCGGCGCAGGGTGATGCGCCCGAAGCGGCGCGAGACCTCGGCGATGGCGGCCGGCGAGGTGGCGCCGGAGACCAGCACTTCCACCGGATGGCCGGGTTCGTCGCCGCCGCGCGCCAGCACGCCGTGGTCGCGTGCAAAGGCGTAAGGCAACAGGTTGTTCATGATGAACTCACTTCTGGTTCTGGGGCTGCACCGGGCGGAACTGCGACGCCGCGCCCGGGCCTGGCGCCGGGCCCTGGCTGGCCGGCTGGCCGGCGCCGGGCTGGCCTTCGCCATTGACCGGACGCGGCGGCTGGTTGAGGCCGGCAGGCGGCACCGTGGCCATGTTGCCGCCCGAGGGCGGCTGGCCCTGGGTCAAGGGTGGCAGCACGGGGGCGCCGAGATCGCGCACCAGCGGGGTCGACTCCGGCTGGCCGGTGGCGCCCGCCGCGCGCATGTATTCGTAACGGTCCATCGCCAGCGAATTCGAGGCTTCCTTGCTGCGCACCACCACCGGACGCAGGAAGACCATCAGGTTGGTCTTGACGCGGCTGCGGGTGCGGTACTTGAACAGGTTGCCGATCACCGGGATGTCGCCCAGGCCGCGCACTTTCTCTTCGCCATCGCCCTCGGTGTCCTCGATCAGGCCGCCGAGCACGATGATCTGGCCGTCGTCGGCCAGCACATTGCTCTCGATGGCGCGCACGTTGGTGGTCAGGCCCGAGGCCGCGTTGCGGGTGGACGGATCGACGCTCGAGTTTTCGTGGTAGATCGCCATCTTGATCGTGCCGCCTTCCGAGATCTGCGGGCGCACCTTGAGCAGCAGGCCGACGTCACGGCGGTCGACGGTCTGGAAGGGATTGCCGCCGCCGGTGGTGGTGTTGGTGGCGTACGAACCCGTGATGATGGGAACGTTCTGGCCGACCTTGATCGTCGCCAGTTCGTTGTCCAGCGTGATCATGTTCGGTGTCGACAAGATGTTGGCGTTGCCGTCGTTTTCAAGGGCGCGCGCCACCGCGCCCAGGCCGAGCTCGCCGCCCACCTGGCGGAAGATGCCGAGCGTCAGGCCGCCCGGCACGGTCGGCACCG
Protein-coding regions in this window:
- a CDS encoding helix-turn-helix transcriptional regulator produces the protein MSSPDLLLDVLRAQLRAAGITYKMLAERIEVSESSVKRMFGQKDMALSRLAQICQVSGIAMEDVLRGALENRPQLEALTLPQETSLVANPRLLLVAICCLGHWSIEQILETYRLTEPECIKLLAELDRLGLIELKPLNRYTLRVSNAFRWLPDGPVQRFFREHVVADYFSGGFNGPGETLMCLPARLSSASAQEVNGRIGQLAAELARLHRNDRRLPPEEREGFTLLVGLRSWELAAFTALRR
- the hslV gene encoding ATP-dependent protease subunit HslV encodes the protein MEQFHGTTIVSVRRGNQVALGGDGQVTLGNVVMKGSARKVRKLYQGKVLCGFAGGTADAFTLLDRFEAKLEKHQGNLLRASVELAKDWRTDRVLRRLEAMLLVADKESTLIITGNGDVLEPEDGIGAIGSGGVYAQSAAKALYENTDLPPAEVVKKALTIAGELCIYTNLSHIIETLD
- the gspE gene encoding type II secretion system ATPase GspE — protein: MNNLLPYAFARDHGVLARGGDEPGHPVEVLVSGATSPAAIAEVSRRFGRITLRRLERGELDDAIASAYAGAGGDASQVADEFDADLDLTKLLQDVPAIEDLLESSDDAPVIRMINALLTQSLREGASDIHIEPFEQTSVVRFRIDGALRDIVRPKKAIHASLISRIKIMSQLDIAEKRLPQDGRITLRVGGKPVDVRVSTLPTGHGERAVLRLLDKEAGRLDLSHLGMAPDMLPQFDRLINQPHGIVLVTGPTGSGKTTTLYAALSRLNASTTNIMTVEDPIEYDLNGIGQTQVNARIDMTFAKALRAILRQDPDVIMIGEIRDLETAQIAVQASLTGHLVLATLHTNDAASAVTRLLDMGIEPFLLSSSLLGVMAQRLVRKLCPHCKTQDLNHGWQAVGCERCGHTGYHGRVGVYELLETTEEIRAQIHNQVSEAEIRDTALKGGMKTMRDDGERWVADGTTTRAELLRVVKD
- the hslU gene encoding ATP-dependent protease ATPase subunit HslU, whose translation is MNMTPPEIVSELDKHVVGQGKAKRAVAIALRNRWRRQQVPEPLRHEITPKNILMIGPTGVGKTEIARRLAKLADAPFIKIEATKFTEVGYVGRDVDTIIRDLIDIGVKQTRASEQKKVRQRAEDAAEDRIIDILVPPARDFGFNVNNGESKEGDATRQTFRKRLREGSLDDREIEIEVADAMPQMEIMAPPGMEEMTEQIKSMFAGVGNARKKPRKMKIKDAMKLLVEEEAAKLVNEDELKQKAIANVEQNGIVFLDEIDKIATRSEHGGADVSRAGVQRDLLPLVEGTTVNTKYGMIRTDHILFIASGAFHLSKPSDLIPELQGRFPIRVELESLSIEDFKSILTSTDASLTKQYEALLATEGVKVEFTDEGIHRLAEIAFSVNERTENIGARRLYTVMEKLLEEISFAAGAQLDQLVRIDAAYVNDRLDKLAVNEDLSRYVL
- the gspF gene encoding type II secretion system inner membrane protein GspF, whose translation is MPAFRYEAVDAGGSTRKGVVNADSPRAARADLRTQGLTPLTVEAIAAQVDESGAARSRGFGERLSQVELALFTRQLASLLEAGLPLEQAFTALLEQAERPYMRDLIASIRAEVMGGASFSAALSRHPRDFAEIYRGLVASGEQIGQLARVLSRLADYIERRNALVQKVRLAFTYPAIVTVVAFAIVIFLLTYVVPQIVSVFANTKQKLPFLTVMMLAISDFVRAYGIYVAILLVGAFWLWRRALRNPELKRRWHTWLLNAPIYGKFERSLNTARFASTLAITTGSGVPILRALDTSRDTLSNVAMRELVEQATASVREGVSLARALSVQKHFPPMLVHMIRAGEVTGELPAMLERAANSQQADLERRTLTIAGLLEPVLILAMGLVVLLIVLAVLMPIIEINQLVR